CACTGTCCTTCGTAACACAAACTCCTTAATAAGATGTTGTAACTCACGACATTTGGACTAAAGCCCTTCGATGGCAGATTCCTAAAGTAAGCAACCGCCTCCTCCAACCTCCCTTCCTTGCATAACCCAGTAAGTAGAACATTGTAGCTAACCAAATTGGGCCGCCCGCCCTTTACGATGATCTCATCCAATAGCCTCATCGCTTCATCGACGCCTCTCTCCTTATACGCTGCTTCAAGCAAGAACGAATATGTGAACACATTCGGAGTCAGTCCCTTCCGCATCAATCGATCAAGAAGCTGCAGGCTCTGCTGCAAGTTCCCATGCATACACAGCCCTCTAACAAGGGAATTGTATGTGACTGTCGTGGGTGGGCAGCCATACTCATCCATTTTATCGACTAGCTGCATTGCATATCCGACGTTCCCTCTCTTGCAGAGCTGATTAACAAGATAAGCATAGGAGGCAGCATCTGGGGTAGCGCCGGATCCGACTAACATCTCCATGACCCGGATTGCTTTGCGGATCTTGTTGAATTTGCAAAGGTCGTATAAGAGCTGGGTGCATTGGACGACGTTGGGTCTTTGGCCCTTGCCGATCATATATTCCAAGTAGAGGAAGGCGTCGTTGAGGCGGAGTTCTTTGGTGCGGGGATCGTTCTTGTTGTTTCGCCAGTTGGGGAGGGTGAAGAGGGTGTCCTTTGGGGGGATTGTGATTTGGGTGGTGGCTAGGATTTTGGAGAAGCCTTTGGTAAGAGAGAGGGTGCGGAGGTTTGGGATGTGGGAAGAGAAGAAGGGAGTCTTTCTTGGGGCGTCTGAACTTGGGTTTGGGAGGGGAGATAGTGTGTGGAGGAATGATGCCATGGTTGGAGGTTTTCCCTTCTTTCCTactttctctgtctctctttctttctttgaggTGTGTTTTTGAGTGAGGGAATGGAATTGGATTCTGGGTGTTTGGGGTTTTTGGTTTCAAATGATAGAGATGGTAGGGAATTGAAGTGGAGGAAGATAATTCGCGAAAGACTGGGAAAAGATACTGGAATTCTGTTGGGTTTTCTGATGGGAAGTAGTGGAAGAGTAGAGAAGGACTGGTGGGGTGAATTtgggatatgtttttttttttttttttaaatatattattaAATGGAGAGATTTTGGAAGTAAATTTAAGAAAAAGGTTGcgaatttttcttttcttcttcttcttcctcttcttttattTGGGACTTTTGTTTTAGTAAGGGAGTGAGGTAGCGATGTTAAGAGCAGTGAGATTGGAAAAAGATTTTCATAAATCAATGAGGTGTGAAATAGGGTGTGAGAAGAGGGAAAGGTGatttggaatttgggaaggagaaaGTGGAATTGGAGAGAGCTTCAAGTCTTTCGGAATTTTTATGGGAAGCAGTCGGAAGTTCATGAAAACAATGAATTTCCTTACATGGGTTTTGTTACTGTAGTATGGAATGACAGAGAGGGAAAGAGGAGTGGGAGAGAGATCTCCCAGCCAGTCTCATCCACAGCTCTCCTTATCAGAAATCAGTAATCGGGAGAGTAGGAtgttagttcaccaccatttgtcAAGCTGTGTTTCGCACAACCAAACCGTCCGGATACAAAGCTGCGTCGTGCGAGCCGGGGCTATACTTAATGAAATGCCGTAATTGGCCTGTACGGCTTTCTGCACACGTAGGTCATGCTTACAGAGGGTAAAACACCAAaccggaaacggactggctactccccctgccaccagccaatggctcgtggtcggtgctctgtgggccccaccatgatgtatatgtttcatccatgccatccatcta
This region of Magnolia sinica isolate HGM2019 chromosome 1, MsV1, whole genome shotgun sequence genomic DNA includes:
- the LOC131246554 gene encoding pentatricopeptide repeat-containing protein At1g79080, chloroplastic, with product MASFLHTLSPLPNPSSDAPRKTPFFSSHIPNLRTLSLTKGFSKILATTQITIPPKDTLFTLPNWRNNKNDPRTKELRLNDAFLYLEYMIGKGQRPNVVQCTQLLYDLCKFNKIRKAIRVMEMLVGSGATPDAASYAYLVNQLCKRGNVGYAMQLVDKMDEYGCPPTTVTYNSLVRGLCMHGNLQQSLQLLDRLMRKGLTPNVFTYSFLLEAAYKERGVDEAMRLLDEIIVKGGRPNLVSYNVLLTGLCKEGRLEEAVAYFRNLPSKGFSPNVVSYNILLRSLCYEGQWADAEELLAEMAEKDCEPTVITHNILIGSLALHGRMSQALEVLDDMARNRFKPNAASYNPIIARFCKEGKVDLVVKCLDMMIYRHCTPNEGTYNAIAVLCREGKVQEAFTIFQNLGNKQNSSMHEFYKNVVSGLCRKGNTLAAFQLLNEMTRNGFTPDSYTISSLIRGLCMEGMLDEALEIFTVMEENDYRPDLDNYNALILGLCKAQRTDLSLDVFEMMLEKGYMPNETTYTILVEGIAHEEEMELAGEVLRELYSRHVVTRNTMERLIMQYDLD